CGCGCATAGCCTTCAAATGTGATCCCTTTCGGTAACAGCCACATCTCTCCAGAATTCACATATGCAGGATCACTGATCGATGCACTAACGATATAAATCAAGGGATAAGAAATGACGATGATTAAACACCAAACGAAAAGCTTATTACAAATGTCAAAGGCCCTGTCTCGACTGGTCTGCTTCATCCCCATATTGGATACTCCTTTTACCATAAGCTTGTACCCGTCCTTCTTGCCAATCGATTAAAGAAGATTAAAATCATAAAATTAATGACTGAGTTAAAGAGACCAACGGCTGTTGAATAACTATACTGACCATGAAGCAAACCTGATTCATAGACATACGTCTGAATCACTTGAGACGATTCCAGATTAAGAGGGTTTTGTAGCAGCAAAATCTTTTCGAATCCAATCGACATCATATTTCCCATATTTAATATGAGGAGAATAATAATCGTCGGCATAATGCTTGGCAAATTGATATGCCAAATTCGTTGCAACCTTGTCGCACCATCCATTGTTGCCGCCTCATGAAGCTGTGGATCGACACCAGCCAACGCCGCCAAATAAATGATGGCGCCCCAACCTAAATTTTGCCACTCATTAGACCAGACGAAAATTGACTTGAACCACGCTGGCGCAGTCATAAACGACATTGGCTCCATACCGAGAACTTGCATGACATTGTTGACAATACCCGTTGCTGGATCTAAGAAGGCGATAATCATTCCAGCAAAAACGACGACCGAAATAAAATGTGGAGCATACGTAATCGTTTGCGCCGCCTTTTTAAATGACCCGTCTCTTAATTCATTTAATGCCAAAGCAACGATGATTGAAATCGGAAAAAGCGCCAAACCATATAAGTTGATTCCTAATGTATTGATCATTAAATCCCAAAAGTAGTATGACGAAAAAAACCTGCTAAAATGATCGAACCCAATCCAGTCACTACCAAAAATGCCATCGATCGCACGGAAATTTTTAAATGCGATCTGTAAGCCATACATCGGATAATATTTAAAAATGAAAAAGTATAGTAACCCCGGAGCCAACAATACGTATAGCTGCCAGTTTAATTTCACTTTCCGCCAGTATGGCCTTCGTTTTTTGGGGGTTTTCTGTACAGAATATTCCACCATCGTCTTCGCTTCTCTCCCTCCCTCGAGACCTTTTCAAACTATGACGACTTTTTTCTATATACTTTCTCCGCGCAACGATGGTTGCGAATAAGCGGATATTGACTGACACAGGATAACTGCATTAAATGCGGCCTACTGTTTCGCTGCGGGTGAAGCTCATGTAAGATAAGCAAATTTCAGATTTTACTCACTCATATATGATATCGCTTTCATAAGAAGCATCGTTGTAACACGGGCTCATCATCTCAGCTCACCGCTTACGATCAGAAGTATTGTTAAAACTCATGCCCAGGAATAAATCCGCTTTTTCGAACATTTCCACCTGCAGGATACTTTAATGTCTGGGCATATGTAACACGTCCGACACATCCTCTCACTGTCCCTAATGCTTTATAATAATCAAAGTATCGGAACGATGACGAATTCATAATAAACCAGTAATTTGCTAGCGCCTCTAGGTATGTTTCAAATTCATCTGATACATCTACATAAATATCCGGATCGTAGTCCTCCATATCCTCCCAATTTTCACTATGATAAAACGGATAATAATGAGGCGCCAAACCGTCCAAATCAAATCCCGGCAAACCAGCTTTCAATTGGGCTGCCTCTACAATTCTTTGACATAACACATGATCGGGATGGATACTGTTGACCCAATGCGTTACGACAACCGTCGGTCTAAGCTTGCGCATTAAGGTCGCAACATGCGTAACGATGTCATCGTTAAACGCTAGTTCAGCATCTTTATAATCTAGCGTGATACTACTGCCACCTAAGATGTGTGCGACTTTTTCCGCCTCCTCAATCTTCTGTCTTCGGTAATCCTCAACGGTGACATGCTGAGGGTTTCCCTTCTCTCCAGCTGTTAAATGAAGAAACGTAACATCCCAGCCAGCTCGCGCGTATTTATGCGCGATGGCACCTGCCTGAATTTCTACGTCACCACAATGAGCACCAACAGCTACAAAATGCTTTCTCTGTCCCATATCCTCATCCTCACTTTCTTATAATTCTGTATTTTTAGAACAATAATCATCTAACAAAGCTCAACTTCATCACGTTTTACTATACCATGAAATCTCTTAATTCAACATATAAATTTATATTATTTTAAACTTTTTTGTAATTTTATTTCACCGAAACTCCTACTTCAATCTCCGTACTACGCAATAACCTATATATCCTCGGCCTTTTTTACTGCTTAAATAAACCAGTATGATATACTTACAAACAACGAAAAGGTCATAGATTGGAGGTAAACACAAATCATGAGTGTAAATAAGATTTCTTTAATGGACGCTTATATGATTGAAAGTTTACGAAGAAAAGAAATTACTGACGACGAAATTATCGAAAAAGCGACGGCGGGTGATGTATCGTCTTGGGAAGTATTACAGCCTCATTATGATTTTACTGAGCTGTCTAAACTTGCGAAGCAGAACAAAGACGCTTTTCATTCGATCATTCAAGACGGTTACCAAATCAAATTCGTCACCATTTACGGAATCCAAAGCTTATTAAAAATGAAATTTAACATCTTGAAGGATGATTACGTCACCGTGGAGAATGGCATTACGCAGTTAAAAGTCACTGAAGATCAATACTTAGTGCTTAAACAAATGCTTTCCACGAACTGGACGATGACCGAAACGTCTAGCGATGGTCCAAACAAAGTCATCAGTATCCTCATGTAACAATCTTTTTTTGTGATCTCTTTCCTTACCCAACATCGATGTTTCACTTTGCAATACGTTGATGAGTTTGACTTAAAGAGTTTGTTTATCTTAGTATTCACTTTTCAATAGTTACGTAGGATACGAATATTGGCACTTGGTAGCTTAGAGTAGCGTATTCATAACGACACACTCTTATCGTAGAACGTAATATCTCTAAATTAAGAACACAGACCCAGAAAAACAAAATGTTTTTCCTGTCTGTGTTTTTGTCTGTTTTTTTACGATTGTACGGTCAGTCATTCTTCTCTAAAGCTTTGCCAATATTCATGACATGACTAAAACCAAATGCTAGACTATCAAATATACCGATAGATGAGTAGTCCTGTTCAATACAATAATACTCAACACCATGGTTTTCTCCCCAATGAATGATCGCTTCCATATCAATTTCACCGGCTCCGACCTCTGTTAGATTATTCTTGATATCCGTTGGCTCATAGCCGCTCTTAAAATCTTTTAAATGTACAACAGGGGCTCTTCCGCTATATTTCTTAATGCTTTCTACAGGATTTTCGCCGGCGACAGCCATCCAATATGTATCTGGCTCAGCGTAAATACAAACGCCGTGAACAGGGTCAGTCATGAAATCCAAGATTTTTCTACCATCGACTATGTTATTGTAATCGTATTCAGGATTGTGCAATCCGATCCTAAACCCTAAAGCGCTTAAGTTTTTTGCTGCCTGAACTAGCGCTGTTTTTGTCTCACGGTAACCGTCTTCATATTGTTTTTCGTCATTAATGTATTTATCGTAGACTGTTTTACACCCAAAGATATAGGCTTCTTCAATAATGCCGTCCAAATCATATAGAAATCGATCATGGTCAATGTGCATGCCTGCAATGTTAAATTCATACTTTCTTATCAATTCCGCAACATCGTGAGGGTCATTCCCACGCATGCCATCGAGTTGTACCGCCTCAAACCCGATCTCTTTTAAAGTCTTTAAAGTCCCCTCACAGTCTTTTTCAAATTCATCTCTGACCGAATACAATTGAGCAGCAATTTTACTTTTAAAATGTGACATCACTTTATCACCTCAATTCCTTACTTTGCAGATTGAGCCAATTCATTTCTTCTGTCGTCAGTTGAATAGTTGCACTAGCAATTGAAGAAGTTAATTCTTCTTGGTTCTCACTGCCGATAATGGCTGCTGTTGGAAAAGACTGGTTTAATACATACGCTAAAGAAATTTGAATTGGACTGACACCCTTCTCATGTGCCAAAGCGATCACTCTTTCATACCTCTGCCAGTTATCTTTAGAATAATACACATCAACCATTTCCTGATTGTCTTTAATTTCAGGAGAAAATCTTCCAGAGAAAAACCCTCCTGCCTGTGAAGACCACGACAATAGTGGTTTTTGTGTCACTTCATGCCAGCTAAGCATGTCTTCATTTGCAAACACACAGTTTTCCCACCGTGGCTTTATCGGTTTAGCTAAACTTAAATTCGGACTCGTAAAGCTAATTCTAGTTAATCCATGATCCTTCGCATATTGATCAGCTTCGATCACTCTTCGCAATTCCCAATTTGATAAGCCGATCGCCCGTATTCTTCCCGCTTCAACATGTTTATGTAATGCCTCCATAATTGGCGCGACCGGCTCTGTAGGATCATCGCGATGAAGCGCATAGAGGTCTACATAATCGGTTTTTAAATATGCTAAACTCGTCATCAAATCTTCTTCAATGGCCTTAGCGTTAACCCTTGGTTTAGAATGATCATCTCTTACTGGATGACAACCTTTAGTTAAAACGATCACTTTGTCTCTTATATCTCGTTTTTCCATCCAGTGTCCAAGGGCTTTTTCACTAAAACGGTAATGTCTCGCTGTATCAAAAACATTTCCACCTAAAGCGATGTACTTGTCCAGCACTTCTTCAGCAAAATCCATACGATCCAAGCGTAAAAAATCGCCTGAGCCCATAACGATATTGGATATTTCAATATCAATTGAATGTTTATCCTTCATCCCTTTTATCTTAAGTTTTTTCATCGTAGTCTAAGCCCCTCTCTTTAAATGAACTTTTTGATATCATTCCTCAGTTTTCCTACACGGTCTCCCTTTACATTTAAAAATCCAAATCAAGTTTCGCGTATTGATCATCATCTTGCTGCTGATTTTGCTGTTCAAGAATACTTTTTTCATACATTCTAAAAAATGGATAGTACATCGCTATCGCAAGAATAAAAACGACGACTAGTAAAATTAGCGCTCGCCAGTCCATCGTTGATACATATTGTGCGACAGGCAGTGGCGCATCCGCCATATGAACAACAGGAACATTCACAAATCCCCATTTAAAGACATACCACTGAAACGTCGCTAATAATGGTGTGCCTATGACAAAGGGTACGAAAAAATAAATATTAAAACAGATCGGCATGCCATATAAAATAGGCTCTGAGATATTAAAAACGCTTGGAATCAAGGCGGTCTTTCCAATATTACGCAGCCGCTTGACTCTACTCAATAACGCTAGGATGACCAACGCCCCAACCAGCCCTGAGCCAGATAGACTAGCAAAATAATCCCAAAAATTTGGCGTAAATATGTATTCTGCCTCCCGTCCATTCATCAGACTCTTTACATTTTCACTTAAATAAAACGTTGCCAATGGGAGTACGAATCCAGCCAATACCGCATAACCATTGATTCCGATATACCAAAGAAGCATTTCTAAAAAAACAATCGTAAACACTATCAATGGTGAATCGAGAAAATGAATGCCCTGTAAGATAAAACTAAAAATAAGGTCTGACACATTTGCTTGATCTGTATGATGAAGTATCCATTCATTCACTAATAATAAAATGAATGAAAGTAACACAACCGGCATGAATAGTTGCAAGGTCTGGATGCTTCCCCCAGGAATATGCTCACATTTTTTTCTCCATTTTTGCCTGTATACTTTTTTGATCAATTCGACAGTGACAAAGGAAGCAATCATTGAGATGAGCAGCCCCTTCGATCCGAACTGATTGACTTCGAACGTAGCCATGTTGCCCCCACCAGTAGCGATCCCTGTTATGACTACAGAACCAAAGATGGAGGGAACGACAGGGGCTTCAATCCGTTTAGCATGTCGATATGAAATCGAAATCGCTGCATAGAATGAAATCATTCCATACGTTAGAAATATTGGCATTTCCAATACATTTTGCAGACGAAGCGAAGTTGGACTTATATACTGCAAAATGATCCAAAGAACTAAAAAGAAAGACCCTGCTAAAAGAAGAAAAGTGAGATCATTTAATCCGTTTTTTAACGAGGACATATATTTCTGATTCTCTATTTTTGCTGCAACAGGAGCTAGCCTGTTATGAACCCGTTGTATTTTGTTCTCAAGGCTAGTATAAAAAGAGTTCATTGCTGTAAACCCTCTTAAGAATTTACTGCGTTCAGTTTCATTAGAATGGCCTGTTTAAGAATCATTCCGCCGTTCACACTCCCATACGCTCTACTGTCAATAATCTCGATTGGTTTTTGATAGACATCCGCAATGCTTTTTAACTCATTAAATCTATGACCAATTTGGGGACCTATAAGAACGACATCAAAGTCCGAGATACATTCTGGTAAATCACCTGCTGGCCTGGCTTCAATCTTTACATCTACACCATTTAGCTTTTCACTCTTATTTGCTGTTTCTTCCATTCTTGAAACCATGATGGCTGTCGAGGAACCTAAATTACACAGTAACAATATATATAGCTTGTCAATGTTCATCACGTGCCCCTCCTCATTTAAATAATTTATACATGTCAATGAGCTCTTTAATGATTGTTGACATTAGAATGGTATTCATCAGCGTATCCTGAGCGTGAATGAGTAAGACAGACAGCTCATTCGCTTCACCATTCGCTTCTTTTACGATTAATTTCGTCTGAATACGATGTGCTTTATTCATAAGCATTTCTGCTTCATGAATACATCGTTCAGCCTCCTCATGATTTCCGCCTTTCATATACTTTAAAGCCTCCACTTGCTTTGAAAAAGCGTCACCAGCGTAGGAAATCATTTCAAACGACACTTGTTCATTGACCATATGTAAACCCCTTTAGCTGTAAACTGAAGAAAAAATACAAGTGTAAATGTCTTCATTTGACTTCAACTGTATGATTTCTTCAACCTTTTCTTGATTTAATGCTAGCTTGGCAATGTTCTCTACCAACCTATGCGTATTCGCACTTTTAAAAGCCAATGTTAAGATTAACTTTATTGGTTCTTCATAGCGATCCTTTAACATGATGCCATTAGGCAGGATCGTGACCCATATCGAATCTTCAATGACCCCGTCCTCGCTACCTGCGTGAGCAATCATTACACCTGGCGCGACAACCATATATGGACCAAACTTTCTTAAATTACTAATGATTTTCTTTTCATAATTTTTAGTGATGAACTGTTGCTTGATTAAAGACGCTGTTCCCTCTTTTATAGCATCTTCCCACCGCTCAATATGTCCAACGATTGAAATATGAGACTCATTAAACTTCACCTCTGGAAGCGATTGTTTTGGCATATTATGATCGTCTCTAGATAATACCGAGATTAACTCAAGCTCCAATTTACTTAAGTTTTTTATGCCAAGCGTATTTTCACGGATGAGCTGCATAATTGGGTTAAACTTTTCCAATGTCCTTTCATGGTTAGTAAACTTTAAGCTCAAATGTTTTTGTAGCGCTTCAATATCCTTTTTCTGTAAATAATTATTGATTCGTAAAATCTTATGCGATCGGATATCAGGTATATCCACTGTCGTCACAATAAAATCATATTCTTTTAGATGACTCGTATTAAATTCTCGCACTGGCAGCGTATGAATTTCTCTTGATTCAAATATTTCTTCTAACTGAGATTTAATCATGATAGATACCGCCAGACCTTCCGCACAGACGACTAATATTTTAGCTTTTTTAGACAGCGCTTCTTCTTTTTTTCTTAATTCAGATGCAAAGTAGATCGCAATGAATGATATCTCTTGATCACTGAGCTTAACTTGTAACAATTTTTCGTGAGCCTTACATGCCGCTTTAACAGATAAAAATAATTCTTTATGCTCGGCGATAAATTCTTTAAAAATTGGATTTGTCAGCTTCACTGACTGTTGTAGCCGCTTGATCATTGATTCAACGTGCGAAGTTAAATGCGTCAAGAATGATATATTTTTTGGAAAATCTATATGAAAAGCCTTACCTACTCGTAATGCCACTTCTCTCACAAACGTTAAAACATTCTGTTTCGTCAACTCGACCGAAACATCAAAAGTACCGAGCAAATTTAACAACAGCACTTCGTTTTCAGAATAATGATCGGCTCTAAAAGAAATAAAACGATTAAAATCCCACGTCTTATTCTCAGAAATGATGTTCTTAATGATTGTCAGCATTAGCACAAAGATATAATCATCTAACAGTCGGCCAAGATGTTTTTCTACCTTTGACATTCAATTAATGATTGTTGCAAGTCATCAATATTGAAAATGTAAAAAAGATCAGCTCTGCTTCCTTTGAAAACACCTTTTCACTATCCATAATAAACGTGTATAACTCACGTATATTAATCAGCTCTAAAAGAACTCTCGTAAATAAATGATATTTGTTTAAGTTTTCTCCAGAAATGATGTAGCCTCTTCTTTTATGATGAATCAATGATAAATCCTCTAAAAATAATACGCCATCTAGATCAACCAAATGACTTAACACTGTTGTGCGAGAAATATTTAACTCAGTCTCAAATTCAGAGACAGGAATAATCTGGTTAGAAATGAGCAATTTTAACAGAATGAAATGATTGATCTCTTTCCGAGAGTACTTGTACTTTGCAGGAGTTGAATATTTTTTAAAGTGTGCCATGCGTTGCTTCACTTGGTTTTTTGCTACAATCATAACGCCTTTTTTTGCTTGCTTTTTAATCGCATGAATACCGGCATGTTGAAAAGCACTTTCAATATTACGAAGATCATAGCGTATTTGTCTCTCTGTAAGATTTAACTGTTGTGACATCACTTTATAATTTACAAACCTGTTTTCCTCAAGTAAATAATCGATTATTTGAAGTTCTCTTTGCTTTAACTTCATGATGCTTCCTCCTAAATAATCATAAGAAGATATGTTACCCCGCACAATCGATCATCTTGTTTCCATATGGCTCATATGTTTTACAGGGCTTCCGGCACCATTTAACACATTTGCAACCATTTTCGCACCAACTCTTTCATGAATATAACAACTGGTGCTTACTGTAAATATAAGCAATGGCGGTAAGAAAAATATGAACAAAGCGAGCATAATATAGCTTATAACAATCAAAAAAGCGCGCGGAAAGTCAATAAATGACAATAATAAGCTTTTTTTCAAAATCAATGTCACTGCTTTATAGTCGAGTTTCGCTTGCAAAACCATAAAATTGCTTATTGTCATCGTACATAACAACAGGAATAGTGTGGACAGGGCGAAGACGAGCACCCCTTGCCATTCAGGTATTGTATTGGCAATTTGTAAATTGACATACCCGATCACATAAATGAGCATTAGCGCGCATTGTGCTACAATTCCTGCGCCAAGGCTTTTTTTAAAATACATAAAATATGTCTCAAACAGATTGCCTGTACTTTCGATTTTTCGTCTAAAATGAAATGTGCCCACCCCTGCCATTAACGATGAACATACTGTCACTACAAGTAACGAAGTTAAAAGAATAAGGAGACTTAAGATAACAATATCAATCATCCTATTTAGCCAGCTGTACAACTTATGAACAGTCACTCCAGTCACTCCTCTTCATTACTCTTTGACGGCACCTTCAGTAATTCCTGACATCATTTGTCTGCTGAAAAAGACAAAAATAAGTAAAATTGGAATTGTCGCCAGCAGTGTTCCAGTGATGACTAGAGGATAATTTGTGAAATACAGCCCTTGTAATTGTGTCAATGCGAGCATTAACGTAAACTTTTCCGGATCATTTAGAATGATTAATGGCCACATGTAATCGTTCCAAGCCCCCATGAATGAGTAAATTGCCAAAAATGCCAGGGCCGGCTTCATAATTGGTAGAGCTATTCTCCAATATGTACCAAAGACCGTCGTACCATCGATTTTCGCCGCCTCTAATAAGCTGTTCGGTATCGCTCCTTCACAATATTGCTTAATCCAAAAGATCCCGAAAGCATTCACCATTCCAGGTATAATGAGTGCCTTGTACGAACCTACCCAGCCAATAGCGTCCATCATTATGTATTGTGGAATAATGTTAAGCTGTCCTGGAATCATCATCGTCGATAAAAGAAAAACAAATAAAAATTGACGACCTTTAAATTTGAGCTTCGCAAATGTATACCCTGCCAATGAATCAAAAAATAAAATGAGTGTCGTTGAAACGACCGCAATAAATAACGTATTTAACGTTGCTTGAAAAAATTGCGTAGAAGTCAGCACCGTCTCAATATTTTTCACCAATTCTTTTCCAAATGTGAGCACAGGGGGGATCGAGTATATATCGCTATTTGTCCGACTCGCCATAACAATCATCCAATAAAATGGAAAGATCGAGAAAAACACGCCTAACCAAAGTGTTCCTTTGATCAATATCGCTGAAAGTCGATTATTTTTCATTATTCCTCACCCTTTATCCTGCGTGTAGTCAGGTACCAGTTCAGTATGGAGAAGACGAGTATAATTGCGACGAGACCCCACGATATCGTAGCCCCATAACCATAATTATTTTGCATAAACGCCGTATGATATAAATAATAAACAATTGTTAAAGATCCGCCTTCAGCAGTAGCATTACTTGGAACTAAAATTTGGGCTTCGGCAAACACTTGCAGGCCCCCAATCGTAGACATCATGACAGTGAACAATATGATCGGCTTTAGTAGCGGAATTGTAATTTTTGTGAAAATCTGCACCTTATTTGCGCCGTCAATAATCGCAGCTTCGTAATAATCATTAGGTATTTTTGCTAGTCCTGAGTAATAAATAATCATGTTATATCCTAAATACTGCCAAAACCCAACCGCTGCGATGACAATTCTTACCCAAAAAGGACTTGTAAGAAAACTGATAGGCTCTAGACCGACCATCTGGAGTAAAGCATTAATTAAACCATTTTGGTTCGAAAAAATGAGGCCAAATAAAATGGTTACTGCGACCACAGATGTGACATAAGGTAAAAATAATGTCGTCTTATAAAACTCTTTGTTTTTAATGACGCTTAAATTAATGATATAGGCAACGATTAGTGAAATAAGGAGCATTGGCACTGTCTGAACAACCCAAATAATGAGTGTATTTTTTAAAGATAGCCAAAATACGTCGTCGCCGATTAAGCGCAAAAAATTCTCCAACCCTACAAACTCAATTTCACCAATACCATCCCATTGACTAAATGCTAAAATGCCCGCAAAAATCAACGGAAATAAGCTAAAGCCGATAAAAAGAAGATAAAATGGAGAAATAAAAATATACGGAGTTGCTCGATCTATTAATTTATTCCAATACATTCGCTTTTTTAGATGTTGCTCGTTTTTAGAAGTCGCTTCCATATTTTAATCCCTCATTTTTAACGTTTGCTCCACCTTTGCAAAATACCCATTCTTCCCTCGAACCTATGTATCTTTAGGAAGACCAGGCGTAAACGCCCGATCTTCCTTACTAAACTAAAGCTCTTTCGCTCTTTCTAAAGCATCCGTCCAAGCTTCTTCTGGGTCTTTATTTTGGTTTTCTACGAGGTCAATTTGATCTGAGAATAAGTTAAAGGCTGCGGTATCCCGTGTATCACGATAGACATATTGAATATTTTGGGCAGCATCAATAAAGTATTCATAGATCTGTTGTCCTCCGAAAAATTCATCTCCAACTGTCATTTCTTCCATCTCATATGTGTCTTTCATCGCAGGAAAAAGACTGTTTTCTTTAAAGTTAGCGGTTTGACTGTCTAAGTTTGTTAAAAACTTTACAACTTCAACCGCTTCCTCAGGGTGAGCTGTGTTTCCTAATACGGCAAGGTAAGAGCCCCCCTGGTTGGAATAACCTCCAGGCGCTTTCGTCACACGCCACTTTCCAGCTGACTTTTCTCCATCCTTTACATCCATGACCCCCCATGAAGCACCAATGTAAGCGCCATATAATCCTTCATTGATTGCATTCACGTTATCAATGGAATTCGATTTTGTTCCCAACGTATAGCCGTGATCGACAGCTTTTACGACGTATTCCCAAGCTTCTTTTAATTGTCCATCAGCTAAAATTAACTCACCTTCAGTGTTGTACATTCCAGAGTCTAATTTGCGATATTCTTCACCTAATAAGGCAACTGCTGACAAAAACATTGGTTTATCGATTTGTTCATGTAATTGCTTCGCAGCTTCCATATAATCGTCAGATGTTGCAATCTCCTCAGCTACTTTTTCAGGGTCCGTCGGAAGTCCAGCTTCTTCGAACAAATCTGCCCGGTAAAATAAAGCCGTTGGTCCAATATCTAAAGGCATGGCAATCATCGCTTCTTTATCTGCAGTCTTAGCAGATTCCCATTTCCAATCGACATAATCACCGGCTAGGTCGTCCACACTATAATCCAATAGGTTCACAAATTTTTCCGAATAGGGCAAGAAATCTTGGATGTTTGTATTAATTGTTGCAATATCTGGTGCTGTATCAGAATTGAGGCTTGTCTTTAATTTCACATCATAGTTTGCGTCTGCAGGTAATTCGGTAAAGGACAATGTATAATCAGGGAATTCCTCTTTTGCTGCATCAATTGCCCCTTGACTAATCGCCTGTGTATAATACTGAACTTTAATTTCTACTTTTCCTTCTTCTTCGCTAGATGTTTCCGCGCCACATGCCGCCATCAATAAAGCTAAAACGATAGTCATCACAAGCATTCCAACAGCTTTGATTCTTTTCATAAAAAAACGCCCCCCTTAAAAATATTTGCTAAGAGATTTACTTAACGATCTTTCTATTTCAATTATCAATTCCTATGGAGGCGTTTTCAATTCCACGTATAACTTATTTTGTCTACACCGAGCGTTTAAATAGTTAAACAAATGTTGGCTGAGCTGGAGTGACTGGAGCATACGAGCTAAATGACGATCTTCGCCGCAGTTTTTTTCCAAATGAGGATTATTCTGCTCACAAAAAAACAAGTGTAGACAACCTGAAAAAGGTTGTGTCTACACTTCAATTCTTTACGATTAAAATTGGTTTATTTTTAATTAGATAGGCGCTTGTTCGGTCTCTATGACCTTTGTTTTCATCGGCTGATCAGCAAAAAGCTCAATGACCCGTGCCCCACGCTTTAGTTCACCGTAAGTATTGTAACCACTGACCCTACCATAGCCTAATTGGATGCCGTGATAGTCTGCTACAAAGTCATTATCGTGATCATGCCCACAAAAAACACCTGCAACATTTCCGTCTATTAACAAAGAGGTAAATAAGCCTGTGTTTAAACGAGGGGGGCAAATATCCTCAAGCTTCGTCCCTTGAGCTCGCCCGTTCAGAAAACCATCTCTATATTCCGGAAGCGGGATATGCAAAAAGAGCAGATTCTGTTTAAAGTCCTTCGCCATATCTGAATACATTTTAGAAATTTCATTAAACCAGGCGACTTGGTCTGGATGGACATAATCATATGTCCCAATTTTCAAAGGATCGTAATCGCCGCTATCGATAAGATATAGAACGTTGGCAAGCGAACCATCTCTCTGTGTAACTTCAATGCAAAATGAGGCTCGATCATCAACGAGATGAACATGTTTCTTGTCTGCTAATTGATGAATCCTTTTTTCCATCTCGCGTAAACCCTTACGAGTTATGTTTTCTTCAGAATCATGATTTCCATATGTGATCGCAACCGGCGTTTCAAGTTGATTGATCACTTCAATCAGACCTCCATAGCTCTCTTGCGGCTTTTGAACACCTTCACTCCAAATTAAATCGCCCGTGATGACAATTAAATCTGGCTTTGATAAACTCACCATCTCTTTTATATGCTTAATAGTGTATTGATCACGCTCTTGATAAGGGAA
The window above is part of the Litoribacterium kuwaitense genome. Proteins encoded here:
- a CDS encoding ABC transporter permease, whose protein sequence is MVEYSVQKTPKKRRPYWRKVKLNWQLYVLLAPGLLYFFIFKYYPMYGLQIAFKNFRAIDGIFGSDWIGFDHFSRFFSSYYFWDLMINTLGINLYGLALFPISIIVALALNELRDGSFKKAAQTITYAPHFISVVVFAGMIIAFLDPATGIVNNVMQVLGMEPMSFMTAPAWFKSIFVWSNEWQNLGWGAIIYLAALAGVDPQLHEAATMDGATRLQRIWHINLPSIMPTIIILLILNMGNMMSIGFEKILLLQNPLNLESSQVIQTYVYESGLLHGQYSYSTAVGLFNSVINFMILIFFNRLARRTGTSLW
- a CDS encoding PIG-L deacetylase family protein encodes the protein MGQRKHFVAVGAHCGDVEIQAGAIAHKYARAGWDVTFLHLTAGEKGNPQHVTVEDYRRQKIEEAEKVAHILGGSSITLDYKDAELAFNDDIVTHVATLMRKLRPTVVVTHWVNSIHPDHVLCQRIVEAAQLKAGLPGFDLDGLAPHYYPFYHSENWEDMEDYDPDIYVDVSDEFETYLEALANYWFIMNSSSFRYFDYYKALGTVRGCVGRVTYAQTLKYPAGGNVRKSGFIPGHEF
- a CDS encoding sugar phosphate isomerase/epimerase family protein, producing the protein MSHFKSKIAAQLYSVRDEFEKDCEGTLKTLKEIGFEAVQLDGMRGNDPHDVAELIRKYEFNIAGMHIDHDRFLYDLDGIIEEAYIFGCKTVYDKYINDEKQYEDGYRETKTALVQAAKNLSALGFRIGLHNPEYDYNNIVDGRKILDFMTDPVHGVCIYAEPDTYWMAVAGENPVESIKKYSGRAPVVHLKDFKSGYEPTDIKNNLTEVGAGEIDMEAIIHWGENHGVEYYCIEQDYSSIGIFDSLAFGFSHVMNIGKALEKND
- a CDS encoding aldo/keto reductase, with product MKKLKIKGMKDKHSIDIEISNIVMGSGDFLRLDRMDFAEEVLDKYIALGGNVFDTARHYRFSEKALGHWMEKRDIRDKVIVLTKGCHPVRDDHSKPRVNAKAIEEDLMTSLAYLKTDYVDLYALHRDDPTEPVAPIMEALHKHVEAGRIRAIGLSNWELRRVIEADQYAKDHGLTRISFTSPNLSLAKPIKPRWENCVFANEDMLSWHEVTQKPLLSWSSQAGGFFSGRFSPEIKDNQEMVDVYYSKDNWQRYERVIALAHEKGVSPIQISLAYVLNQSFPTAAIIGSENQEELTSSIASATIQLTTEEMNWLNLQSKELR
- a CDS encoding PTS sugar transporter subunit IIC, with translation MNSFYTSLENKIQRVHNRLAPVAAKIENQKYMSSLKNGLNDLTFLLLAGSFFLVLWIILQYISPTSLRLQNVLEMPIFLTYGMISFYAAISISYRHAKRIEAPVVPSIFGSVVITGIATGGGNMATFEVNQFGSKGLLISMIASFVTVELIKKVYRQKWRKKCEHIPGGSIQTLQLFMPVVLLSFILLLVNEWILHHTDQANVSDLIFSFILQGIHFLDSPLIVFTIVFLEMLLWYIGINGYAVLAGFVLPLATFYLSENVKSLMNGREAEYIFTPNFWDYFASLSGSGLVGALVILALLSRVKRLRNIGKTALIPSVFNISEPILYGMPICFNIYFFVPFVIGTPLLATFQWYVFKWGFVNVPVVHMADAPLPVAQYVSTMDWRALILLVVVFILAIAMYYPFFRMYEKSILEQQNQQQDDDQYAKLDLDF
- a CDS encoding PTS sugar transporter subunit IIB, with the translated sequence MNIDKLYILLLCNLGSSTAIMVSRMEETANKSEKLNGVDVKIEARPAGDLPECISDFDVVLIGPQIGHRFNELKSIADVYQKPIEIIDSRAYGSVNGGMILKQAILMKLNAVNS
- a CDS encoding PTS lactose/cellobiose transporter subunit IIA; the protein is MVNEQVSFEMISYAGDAFSKQVEALKYMKGGNHEEAERCIHEAEMLMNKAHRIQTKLIVKEANGEANELSVLLIHAQDTLMNTILMSTIIKELIDMYKLFK